From Helicobacter sp. MIT 05-5293, one genomic window encodes:
- a CDS encoding FkbM family methyltransferase produces the protein MKPSSRKSQKPIAISLGVSENSPWDLEMAELGFSVREYDGSIANSPYPTHPNITFHKKFIASYDSDSTITLESVLRDNRLVSTQENILQVDIENAEWDMLKNIDMKILAQYFTQVIFEFHGCNPEEEQGFHHRITQLQRLNDFFTPIHLHFNNHGKIFYSKGLFFSTTLEVSYCNHKIMRNLKTNEKREKGVLQDLDYPSWISNPEIPIRFAQKQSLKL, from the coding sequence ATGAAACCTTCTTCACGAAAATCACAAAAGCCCATAGCCATCTCTTTGGGTGTTTCAGAAAATTCACCTTGGGATTTAGAAATGGCAGAATTGGGCTTTTCTGTCAGAGAATATGACGGGAGCATCGCAAATTCACCCTACCCCACACACCCAAACATCACTTTTCACAAGAAATTTATCGCATCTTATGACAGCGACTCTACAATTACCTTAGAATCTGTGCTCCGTGATAATAGATTGGTTTCAACACAAGAAAATATCCTACAAGTTGATATTGAAAATGCAGAATGGGATATGCTAAAAAACATTGATATGAAAATCTTAGCACAATACTTCACGCAAGTCATTTTTGAATTCCATGGTTGCAATCCAGAAGAAGAACAAGGTTTTCATCACAGAATCACACAGCTACAACGATTAAATGATTTTTTTACGCCTATTCACTTGCACTTTAATAATCATGGCAAAATCTTTTATAGTAAAGGATTATTTTTTAGCACGACTTTAGAAGTCAGCTATTGTAATCATAAAATAATGCGCAACCTAAAGACAAATGAAAAACGAGAAAAGGGAGTTTTGCAAGATTTGGATTATCCTTCATGGATTAGTAATCCAGAGATTCCTATTCGATTTGCACAGAAGCAATCTCTCAAGCTATAA
- the rpmJ gene encoding 50S ribosomal protein L36: MKVRPSVKKMCDKCKVIKRKGVVRVICSTPKHKQRQG; the protein is encoded by the coding sequence ATGAAAGTGCGACCTTCGGTCAAGAAAATGTGCGACAAATGTAAGGTTATTAAGCGAAAAGGCGTGGTGAGAGTAATTTGCTCGACCCCAAAACATAAACAAAGACAAGGATAA
- a CDS encoding twin-arginine translocation signal domain-containing protein, which translates to MSEVQKQQNHSRRAFLKTAGIGGAVVAVGSLTLNGCSGEHTQKEVIKGKSKKQEVLYRSDTKYWQEYFEVAK; encoded by the coding sequence ATGTCTGAAGTGCAAAAACAACAAAACCATTCTCGGCGAGCATTTTTAAAGACTGCTGGAATCGGTGGGGCTGTGGTTGCCGTAGGCTCGCTGACTTTGAATGGATGTTCTGGAGAACACACACAAAAAGAGGTTATCAAAGGCAAGAGCAAGAAGCAAGAAGTGTTGTATCGCAGTGATACCAAGTATTGGCAAGAATATTTTGAAGTTGCTAAATAG
- the infA gene encoding translation initiation factor IF-1: MAKDDVIEVDGKVLEALPNATFRVELENGHVVLCHIAGKMRMHYIKILPGDMVKIELTPYSLDKGRITYRHK, translated from the coding sequence ATGGCGAAAGATGATGTTATTGAGGTTGATGGGAAAGTTCTCGAGGCTTTACCAAACGCAACATTCAGAGTAGAGCTTGAAAATGGGCATGTTGTGTTGTGTCATATCGCTGGTAAAATGAGAATGCATTATATAAAGATTTTACCCGGCGATATGGTAAAGATAGAACTTACCCCATACAGCTTGGATAAGGGTAGGATTACTTATAGGCATAAGTAG
- the rpsK gene encoding 30S ribosomal protein S11, protein MAKRNTTKKKNVKKNIARGIVCISASFNNTNITVTDEMGNVICWATAGGLGFKGSKKSTPYAAQQAVESAMEKAKEHGIKEVGIKVQGPGSGRETAVKSVGAIEGIKVLWLKDVTPLPHNGCRPPKRRRV, encoded by the coding sequence ATGGCAAAAAGAAACACTACAAAAAAGAAAAATGTTAAAAAGAATATTGCGCGAGGTATTGTTTGTATTTCTGCATCATTTAATAATACCAACATTACTGTTACCGATGAGATGGGTAATGTTATTTGCTGGGCTACTGCTGGTGGGTTGGGCTTTAAGGGAAGTAAGAAATCTACACCTTATGCCGCTCAACAAGCCGTAGAATCGGCGATGGAAAAAGCAAAAGAACATGGTATTAAAGAAGTAGGAATTAAGGTTCAAGGACCCGGAAGCGGAAGAGAAACAGCGGTCAAGAGCGTAGGTGCGATTGAAGGCATTAAAGTTTTATGGCTGAAAGATGTAACACCATTGCCACATAATGGTTGCAGACCGCCAAAACGGCGAAGAGTATAA
- a CDS encoding formate dehydrogenase subunit gamma: MKNAMMLFRILIFTLGFVTFAMAANPSVPQKDGKQYAEVISGNNDLIRESDRANPKIYGGPEVEAIKSWGLDSPNGLGVGELFTILQGKYFALIFLLLIIFVPLAFYGHYKIIGQRHYAHGNFLLVFSKYNIIVHWCAAVPFVLICLTGLMMVFGDKFGGGAFIRFARDVHGFATIFFAIFGTLMFFMWVKDCLFHSYDIKWMMILGGYLDKVNREIPAHKFNAGQKMWFWIATLGGGVMVVTGGIMFFQCAEINTLRLMALTHNIVGFLVIALLITHIYMAVFAIEGALEAILNGKMGEEEVSMLHSLYYKDLQKLGKLDSMRVEGH; this comes from the coding sequence ATGAAAAATGCAATGATGTTGTTTAGAATCTTAATTTTTACTTTGGGATTCGTAACTTTTGCTATGGCTGCTAATCCAAGTGTGCCACAAAAAGATGGCAAACAATATGCAGAAGTTATTAGCGGAAATAATGATTTGATTCGTGAAAGTGATCGTGCCAATCCTAAGATTTATGGTGGTCCCGAAGTAGAGGCGATTAAATCATGGGGTTTGGATTCTCCTAATGGTTTAGGTGTGGGTGAGCTTTTTACAATCTTGCAGGGTAAGTATTTTGCACTTATCTTTTTGCTGCTCATTATCTTTGTGCCTTTAGCCTTTTACGGACATTATAAAATCATTGGACAACGGCATTATGCGCATGGTAATTTCTTGCTTGTTTTTAGTAAATACAATATCATCGTGCATTGGTGCGCTGCCGTCCCTTTTGTGTTAATTTGTCTTACAGGGCTAATGATGGTTTTTGGAGACAAGTTTGGAGGTGGTGCGTTTATTAGATTCGCTCGAGATGTGCATGGTTTTGCCACGATTTTTTTTGCTATTTTTGGGACATTGATGTTTTTTATGTGGGTGAAAGATTGTTTGTTTCACTCTTATGATATTAAATGGATGATGATTCTTGGTGGTTATCTTGATAAGGTTAATCGCGAGATTCCCGCACATAAGTTTAACGCAGGGCAAAAAATGTGGTTTTGGATAGCGACATTAGGCGGAGGCGTGATGGTAGTTACAGGCGGTATTATGTTCTTCCAATGTGCAGAGATTAATACATTGCGTTTAATGGCATTGACACACAATATCGTTGGTTTTCTTGTGATTGCATTACTCATCACGCATATTTATATGGCAGTGTTTGCTATTGAGGGTGCGCTTGAAGCAATTCTTAATGGAAAAATGGGCGAAGAAGAAGTTTCTATGCTTCACAGCTTGTATTACAAAGATTTGCAAAAGCTCGGAAAACTTGATTCTATGAGAGTGGAAGGGCATTAA
- the fdhD gene encoding formate dehydrogenase accessory sulfurtransferase FdhD — MFAKESPLSEFAHKISMVKVRRDDIASSSLHYENHLCEDYIVEEQRIAFYLNDTKLLSVMSMPKDQDAHLVGFLMSEGVLDSVDDVISLEIAPDGLSVRMQAHIKEEKLAHLHKEKTLTTGCCVGVSANFEGEIIQKFITTPMNVPMPRIFALLDTFNQPTELFSLTGCVHKAMLVLEDDKYLISEDVGRHNAIDKVIGKARLSGFDITHSILIVSGRLSMEMVIKAAMHSIPIVVSRSATTYLGIKSAQLLGITLIGFARGDTLNIYAHPARIVL, encoded by the coding sequence ATGTTTGCAAAAGAATCACCTTTGAGTGAATTTGCACATAAAATATCAATGGTTAAAGTGAGGCGAGACGATATTGCCTCGTCTTCACTCCATTATGAAAATCATCTTTGTGAAGATTATATTGTCGAAGAACAACGGATTGCTTTTTATCTGAATGATACAAAATTGCTTTCAGTGATGAGTATGCCTAAGGATCAAGATGCTCATTTGGTTGGATTCTTGATGAGTGAGGGCGTTTTAGATTCTGTCGATGATGTGATTTCTTTGGAGATTGCTCCCGATGGCTTGAGTGTGCGAATGCAAGCACATATCAAGGAAGAAAAACTTGCGCATTTGCACAAAGAAAAAACTCTTACTACAGGGTGTTGTGTCGGAGTGAGCGCAAACTTTGAAGGTGAGATTATCCAAAAATTTATCACTACGCCGATGAATGTGCCAATGCCTAGAATCTTTGCATTGCTTGATACATTCAATCAACCTACAGAGCTTTTTTCGCTCACGGGGTGTGTCCATAAAGCGATGCTCGTGCTTGAAGATGATAAATATCTTATCAGTGAAGATGTGGGGCGACACAATGCGATTGATAAAGTGATAGGTAAGGCAAGATTATCGGGCTTTGATATTACGCACTCGATTCTCATTGTCAGCGGACGTCTTTCAATGGAAATGGTGATTAAGGCTGCTATGCACTCTATCCCGATTGTCGTTTCTCGCTCGGCAACGACTTATTTAGGAATCAAATCTGCTCAATTACTTGGCATAACGCTTATAGGTTTTGCAAGAGGAGATACGCTCAATATTTATGCTCACCCTGCGCGTATTGTTTTATAG
- a CDS encoding molybdopterin-dependent oxidoreductase — protein MSEVEKRRNARRSFLKLSALASVAGVSNALGNDSERVLRAANEAELKERYPNSQRIKTICTHCSVGCGVVAEVVDGVWVRQEVAQDHPISQGGHCCKGADLIDRARSETRLRYPLEKINGKWERVDYEKSLDKIATQLKQIREESGPDAVMFIGSAKCSNEQSYYIRKFAAFFGTNNIDHCARVUHSPTVAGVANTFGYGGMTNHLGDMMFSKYILIIGANPAVNHPVSMVHILRAKEKGAKLVYIDPRFTKTAAKCDEFHRIRSGTDIAFAYGLLNHIIAKKLYDEQYLKERVYGYEEIIAEAKKFPPEVAADVCGIPADEIRHIAEEMAAAKPASLIWNQGLTQHTVGTSNTRIMPILQMFLGNIGKVGGGVNILRGHDNVQGASDMNNLSDSLPGYYGLGEPAWRHFCKHWGVEYDWMAARFKDKEMMEKTGFAHSTWKFGVLDDENAENNGGTKLRALVVIGTGMTTVSLLDLQRKAMDQLDLVVFVDPYVNDLAIYSDRKDNLFCLPAASQMETSGSVAATNRSYQWRSKVMEPLFECRPDEEFLFGMAERLGFLKEYQWRLYDIAKSKGRDHFIWPEDATTEMTQSIRSIGLQGMSPERLKAHQENWHLFDKITLEGKGPFKGDYYGLPWPCWSDKHPGTPIMYNDNIPVMRGGMGFRVNWGLTAPDGASMLTSRSLPNAVHKGGHGPVTAANAESLGIKLTAEEKKAIEGSTFALGIGNNILVEKALEAGLCPYGNGKARAVAWNWYDKIPLHREPLHSVRGDLVDKYPSFPDKKSHFRANIKYRSRQKELGENKNWVDEFPINMLSGRLVAHMGTGAETRSAKYLAEVEGEMFVEIHPDKAAEMNIKNGDMVWIYGTMDTRILVPAKLSYRVDYNSIWLPQNFSGLDQGKSRLDFYPDGTKPYAIGESANMISSYGFDYNSACPETKCGLCRIEKA, from the coding sequence ATGAGCGAAGTAGAAAAAAGGCGCAATGCTCGCCGTTCATTCCTTAAGCTTTCTGCATTAGCTTCTGTAGCTGGTGTGAGTAATGCTTTAGGGAATGACAGCGAACGCGTATTGAGAGCGGCAAATGAAGCAGAGTTAAAGGAACGTTATCCTAATTCGCAAAGAATCAAGACGATTTGCACACACTGCTCGGTAGGTTGTGGTGTAGTCGCTGAAGTGGTTGATGGCGTTTGGGTAAGACAAGAAGTAGCACAAGACCACCCCATTTCTCAAGGTGGGCATTGTTGCAAGGGAGCAGACTTGATTGACAGAGCAAGAAGCGAAACAAGATTGCGTTATCCTTTGGAAAAAATCAATGGCAAATGGGAAAGAGTGGATTATGAAAAATCATTAGATAAAATCGCAACGCAATTAAAACAGATTCGTGAAGAAAGCGGTCCTGATGCGGTAATGTTTATCGGGAGTGCGAAATGTTCAAACGAACAAAGTTATTATATTCGTAAGTTTGCAGCGTTTTTTGGGACAAACAATATCGACCATTGTGCAAGAGTTTGACACAGCCCAACAGTCGCCGGTGTGGCGAATACATTCGGGTATGGTGGTATGACAAATCATCTTGGCGATATGATGTTTTCAAAATATATTTTGATTATCGGTGCGAATCCAGCAGTCAATCACCCTGTATCAATGGTGCATATTTTGCGAGCAAAGGAAAAGGGTGCAAAATTGGTTTATATTGACCCACGCTTTACCAAAACAGCGGCAAAATGTGATGAATTTCACAGAATCCGAAGTGGGACAGACATTGCGTTTGCTTATGGGCTTTTGAATCATATTATTGCGAAAAAGCTTTATGACGAGCAATATCTCAAAGAGCGTGTGTATGGCTATGAAGAGATTATAGCAGAGGCAAAGAAATTCCCTCCGGAAGTCGCAGCTGATGTATGCGGGATACCTGCAGATGAGATTCGACATATTGCTGAAGAAATGGCAGCAGCAAAACCAGCAAGCTTGATTTGGAATCAAGGGCTAACTCAACACACTGTTGGCACAAGCAATACACGAATTATGCCTATTTTGCAAATGTTTTTAGGCAACATTGGAAAAGTAGGTGGAGGCGTAAATATCTTGCGTGGTCATGATAATGTGCAAGGTGCATCAGATATGAATAATCTTTCAGATTCTTTGCCCGGTTATTATGGTCTTGGTGAGCCTGCTTGGAGACATTTCTGCAAGCATTGGGGTGTAGAATATGATTGGATGGCTGCACGATTCAAAGATAAAGAAATGATGGAAAAGACAGGTTTTGCGCATTCGACATGGAAATTTGGTGTGCTTGATGATGAAAATGCTGAAAATAATGGCGGCACAAAATTACGCGCTTTGGTTGTTATCGGGACAGGTATGACAACGGTCTCATTGCTTGATTTGCAGCGAAAGGCAATGGACCAGCTTGATTTGGTGGTGTTTGTCGATCCTTATGTGAATGATTTGGCTATTTATAGCGATAGAAAGGATAATTTATTCTGTTTGCCAGCAGCATCGCAAATGGAGACAAGCGGTAGTGTTGCAGCGACAAATCGTAGTTATCAATGGCGTTCTAAGGTTATGGAACCTTTATTTGAATGTCGCCCAGATGAGGAATTTTTGTTTGGTATGGCGGAAAGATTGGGATTCTTAAAAGAATATCAATGGAGACTTTATGATATTGCAAAATCTAAGGGTAGAGATCATTTTATTTGGCCAGAAGATGCGACAACAGAAATGACTCAAAGTATCCGCAGTATCGGTTTGCAAGGTATGAGTCCTGAAAGATTGAAAGCCCATCAAGAAAATTGGCACTTATTTGACAAGATTACCTTAGAGGGCAAAGGACCATTTAAGGGTGATTATTATGGGCTTCCTTGGCCATGTTGGAGTGATAAACACCCCGGCACCCCGATTATGTATAACGATAATATTCCAGTTATGCGTGGAGGTATGGGCTTTAGGGTCAATTGGGGCTTAACTGCTCCTGATGGTGCTTCTATGCTGACTTCAAGAAGCTTACCTAATGCAGTCCATAAGGGCGGACATGGTCCGGTAACTGCGGCAAATGCAGAATCTTTAGGAATCAAACTTACTGCAGAGGAGAAAAAGGCGATTGAAGGAAGCACTTTTGCTTTAGGTATTGGTAACAATATCCTCGTAGAAAAAGCATTGGAAGCAGGATTATGTCCTTATGGAAATGGAAAAGCGCGTGCTGTTGCGTGGAATTGGTATGATAAGATTCCTTTGCATCGTGAGCCTTTGCATTCTGTGCGTGGGGATTTGGTCGATAAATATCCTAGCTTCCCTGATAAGAAAAGCCATTTTAGAGCGAATATCAAATATCGCAGTCGTCAAAAAGAGCTGGGTGAAAATAAAAATTGGGTTGATGAATTCCCAATTAATATGCTTAGTGGGCGTCTTGTAGCTCATATGGGGACGGGAGCTGAAACAAGGAGTGCAAAATACCTTGCTGAAGTGGAAGGCGAGATGTTTGTAGAAATCCACCCTGATAAAGCTGCAGAAATGAATATCAAAAATGGTGATATGGTGTGGATTTATGGCACGATGGATACGAGAATCTTAGTGCCAGCAAAGCTTTCTTATCGTGTGGATTATAATAGTATTTGGTTGCCACAAAACTTTTCAGGCTTGGATCAAGGTAAGTCAAGACTTGATTTTTATCCTGATGGCACAAAACCTTATGCGATTGGTGAATCGGCAAATATGATTAGCAGCTATGGATTTGACTATAATTCAGCATGTCCAGAGACAAAATGCGGACTTTGCCGCATTGAAAAAGCATAG
- a CDS encoding molecular chaperone TorD family protein: MTHIQDSKKSVANARALYYDFFAGFFLYELLSERTDVILEQIKILKSNPLDEKDLIYFENLEKEISNFGVENIMQEYTRTFLLPFAIPNEHSPMPARSKGQVRENPQIMLYLSHYIEGCLNGSGLLKARTLIKQTNFRLNAETFKESEEHFGFLLLLMRYLLLSNDKEDNDALNEVLKELVLPLGEYVATALLQKEDLHYYSSVGNLLRSFLIVEQSL, translated from the coding sequence ATGACACATATACAAGATTCTAAAAAGTCCGTAGCTAATGCACGAGCCTTGTATTATGATTTTTTCGCAGGATTTTTTCTGTATGAGCTTTTAAGTGAGCGCACTGATGTGATACTAGAGCAAATCAAGATTCTTAAGAGTAATCCACTTGACGAAAAAGACTTGATATATTTTGAGAATCTCGAAAAAGAAATCTCAAATTTTGGCGTAGAAAATATTATGCAAGAATACACACGCACTTTTCTTTTACCCTTTGCTATTCCTAATGAGCATTCACCGATGCCCGCTCGTTCTAAGGGTCAAGTGCGTGAGAATCCGCAAATTATGCTTTATCTTTCTCATTATATAGAGGGTTGTTTGAATGGTAGCGGTTTGCTTAAAGCACGAACACTTATCAAACAAACAAATTTTAGGCTTAACGCAGAGACATTTAAAGAGAGTGAGGAACATTTTGGATTCTTATTGCTTTTGATGCGTTATCTTTTGCTTTCAAATGACAAAGAAGATAATGATGCTCTCAATGAGGTTTTAAAAGAGCTTGTGTTGCCTCTAGGAGAGTATGTCGCAACAGCTTTATTGCAAAAGGAGGATTTGCATTATTATTCAAGTGTTGGGAATTTGTTGCGCAGTTTTTTGATTGTCGAGCAAAGTTTGTGA
- the rplQ gene encoding 50S ribosomal protein L17, with translation MRHKHGYRKLGRTSAHRKALLKNLAIALIEYEKIETGVFKAKELQSYIEKLVTTAKQADLNTHRYVFAHLQSKSATKKLISEIAPRYLERNGGYTRIQRTRLRRGDASPMAIIEFVS, from the coding sequence ATGAGACACAAGCATGGATATAGGAAACTCGGTAGAACTTCAGCTCATCGTAAGGCATTGCTAAAGAATCTAGCAATTGCGTTGATTGAATATGAAAAAATTGAGACAGGTGTATTTAAGGCGAAAGAATTGCAAAGTTATATTGAGAAGCTTGTTACGACAGCAAAGCAAGCTGATTTAAATACACATCGTTATGTGTTTGCACATTTGCAAAGTAAATCTGCTACAAAGAAGCTTATCAGTGAGATTGCTCCACGATACCTTGAGCGTAATGGAGGCTATACAAGAATCCAACGCACAAGATTAAGAAGAGGCGATGCTTCTCCAATGGCAATCATTGAATTTGTGTCATAA
- the rpsD gene encoding 30S ribosomal protein S4, giving the protein MARYKGPVEKIERRFGVSLALKGERRLAGKSALDKRPYGPGQHGQKRGKISEYGLQLREKQKAKVMYGLSEKQFLNLFKEANRQEGNTGENLVRILEQRLDNVVYRMGFATTRRFARQLVNHGHVLVNGKRVNIPSYVVKPGQKIEIKEKSKNNAQIIRAIDLTSQTGIVPWVDVDKEKKFGIFTRFPQREEVVIPIEERLIVELYSK; this is encoded by the coding sequence ATGGCACGATATAAAGGACCAGTTGAAAAAATTGAAAGAAGATTTGGCGTTTCGCTTGCGTTAAAGGGTGAGCGAAGACTTGCTGGCAAAAGCGCATTGGATAAGAGACCTTATGGTCCGGGTCAGCATGGGCAAAAACGTGGCAAGATTTCTGAATATGGGCTACAGCTCCGTGAAAAACAAAAAGCAAAAGTAATGTATGGCTTAAGTGAAAAGCAGTTTTTGAATCTTTTCAAAGAGGCTAATCGTCAAGAGGGTAATACAGGTGAAAATCTTGTGCGCATTCTTGAACAACGGCTTGATAATGTCGTTTATCGTATGGGATTTGCTACTACTCGCCGTTTTGCTAGACAATTAGTAAATCATGGGCATGTTTTAGTGAATGGTAAAAGAGTCAATATTCCTTCGTATGTTGTAAAACCAGGACAAAAAATCGAGATTAAAGAGAAGAGTAAAAATAATGCACAAATTATTCGTGCTATTGATTTAACTTCTCAAACAGGTATTGTGCCATGGGTAGATGTTGATAAAGAGAAAAAATTTGGAATCTTTACACGTTTTCCTCAAAGAGAAGAAGTTGTAATACCGATTGAAGAAAGATTAATCGTTGAGCTTTACTCTAAATAA
- the fdh3B gene encoding formate dehydrogenase FDH3 subunit beta, producing the protein MSLTYLDNASRIRFYCDTNRCIECHGCDVACKEAHHLPVGVNRRRVVVLNEGIVGKETAVSIACMHCSDAPCAQVCPVDCFYIRADGIVLHNKKTCIGCGYCLYACPFGAPQFPKSNVFGSRGAMDKCTFCAGGPEETNSPEEYELYGQNRIAEGKVPMCASMCSTKALLAGSGEEVSKIITHRSTVRGENIPNAVPNVWKTAYGE; encoded by the coding sequence ATGAGTTTAACTTATTTGGATAATGCTAGTCGTATTAGATTCTATTGCGATACAAATCGTTGTATTGAATGTCATGGTTGCGATGTCGCGTGTAAAGAAGCCCATCATTTGCCCGTAGGGGTGAATCGCAGACGCGTGGTAGTTTTGAATGAAGGTATAGTAGGCAAGGAAACAGCCGTTTCTATTGCTTGTATGCACTGCTCTGATGCTCCATGCGCTCAAGTATGTCCGGTAGATTGTTTTTATATTCGTGCAGATGGGATTGTGCTTCACAATAAAAAAACATGTATTGGTTGCGGATATTGTTTGTATGCTTGTCCTTTCGGAGCTCCTCAATTTCCTAAATCTAATGTTTTTGGTTCAAGAGGTGCAATGGATAAATGCACATTTTGTGCTGGAGGACCAGAAGAAACTAATAGCCCTGAAGAATATGAGCTTTATGGGCAAAATCGCATAGCAGAGGGTAAAGTGCCGATGTGTGCGAGTATGTGTTCGACAAAGGCTTTATTGGCAGGTAGTGGAGAAGAAGTATCTAAAATTATCACGCATCGCTCAACTGTCAGAGGTGAAAATATCCCTAATGCTGTGCCCAATGTGTGGAAAACTGCATATGGAGAATAG
- the rpsM gene encoding 30S ribosomal protein S13 produces the protein MARIAGVDLPKKKRVEYALTYIYGIGLKSSRDILNAVNISFDKRVNDLSEDEVSSIAKKIQESYMVEGDLRKKVTMDIKALMDLGSYRGLRHRKGLPVRGQTTKNNARTRKGKKKTVGSK, from the coding sequence ATGGCTAGAATTGCTGGTGTAGATTTGCCAAAGAAGAAACGAGTAGAGTATGCTCTCACTTATATTTACGGGATTGGGCTTAAAAGCTCCAGAGATATTTTGAACGCTGTAAATATTTCTTTTGATAAGCGAGTTAATGATCTCAGCGAAGATGAAGTGTCTTCTATTGCAAAAAAGATTCAAGAAAGTTATATGGTAGAGGGAGATCTCCGTAAAAAGGTAACAATGGATATTAAAGCCTTGATGGATTTAGGAAGTTATCGTGGTTTGCGACATCGAAAAGGGTTGCCTGTGCGAGGACAAACAACAAAAAATAATGCCCGCACAAGAAAAGGCAAGAAAAAAACTGTGGGTAGCAAGTAA
- a CDS encoding DNA-directed RNA polymerase subunit alpha, whose product MNTIKVEPYIPTDINIEEVSTNRIKISAYPFESGYAITFAHPIRRLLFSSSVGYAPIALKIQGVTHEFDSIRGIVEDVSHFISNLKNIRFLIKDKDLDRASLHYEFKGPMVLSANELNNEMVSVVNPDAYLATINENAVLNFSLVVRKGIGYVPSESIRGTIEEDYIPLDAYFTPVKKAVYEIENMLVEDNPAYEKVIFDIETDGQIEPLAVFKEAISIMHKQMSIFGVDLSASVGSNKNIAEDSGELKTLMIKIDSLNLSARCFNCLDRSGLKYVGELVIMTENELKNIKNMGKKSYDEIAEKLEELGYPVGGEVADDILQLLNRKLAKLKNN is encoded by the coding sequence ATGAATACAATTAAAGTTGAGCCTTATATCCCTACAGATATTAATATTGAAGAAGTATCAACCAATCGAATCAAAATTAGTGCATATCCTTTTGAATCAGGTTATGCAATTACTTTTGCACACCCGATTCGGAGATTATTATTTTCAAGTTCTGTGGGTTATGCTCCAATCGCATTGAAGATACAGGGTGTTACCCATGAGTTTGACTCAATTCGTGGAATCGTGGAAGATGTTTCTCACTTTATCAGCAATCTTAAAAACATTCGTTTTCTTATAAAAGATAAAGATCTTGATAGAGCAAGTTTGCATTATGAGTTTAAGGGTCCAATGGTATTGAGTGCGAATGAATTAAATAACGAAATGGTAAGTGTTGTGAATCCAGATGCGTATTTGGCAACAATCAATGAAAATGCAGTATTAAATTTTTCATTAGTTGTTCGAAAAGGGATAGGTTATGTGCCAAGTGAAAGCATAAGAGGGACAATTGAAGAAGATTATATTCCCTTAGATGCTTATTTTACACCTGTCAAAAAGGCAGTCTATGAGATTGAGAATATGTTGGTTGAGGATAACCCTGCTTATGAAAAGGTTATTTTTGATATTGAAACAGACGGACAAATTGAACCTCTAGCTGTTTTTAAAGAGGCAATCTCAATTATGCACAAACAAATGAGCATTTTTGGTGTTGATTTGAGTGCGTCTGTGGGCAGTAATAAGAATATTGCTGAAGATTCGGGAGAATTAAAAACATTGATGATTAAAATCGATAGCTTAAACTTAAGTGCACGATGTTTTAATTGTCTTGATCGTTCTGGATTAAAGTATGTTGGAGAGTTGGTTATAATGACCGAAAATGAACTCAAGAACATTAAAAATATGGGTAAGAAATCTTATGATGAGATTGCTGAAAAGCTTGAAGAACTTGGATATCCAGTGGGTGGAGAGGTTGCTGATGATATTTTGCAGTTACTTAATCGTAAGCTTGCCAAATTGAAAAACAATTAG